Part of the Quercus robur chromosome 5, dhQueRobu3.1, whole genome shotgun sequence genome, ACCGGAATTCTTTCTCCATATATTGGGACACTATCTTCTCTCAAGGCTATATCATTATCTCAAAATAAACTCCATGGGAATTTACATGCTAAAGGTAAGAATCTACCATGAAATCTGGCATTTATACTTTGTTAATGTTACCTGTACTTATCTGACATAGATTAGGagtgtaaaaactaaaaacaagtgaagaagagtGACTGAAATATAATTATTCATGTTAGGTTTTATTGGCAATGGCACATTCCATGACAATGTAATCTTGTTTGAATATGTAATGTGTCGCCAAGAGTTCAAAATTACAAGTCCAAAATGTAGTTCAAAAAAGACACCTGTTTGATTGATGATTGATCAATCAAACAAGTGTCTTTGATAGCCATTTGGTCGTAGCTTGACCGATCAAAAGAAGATTCTCAAAACTTCCTTGATAActcaattgattgaaaatcttgaaaCATGGATTTTGACATGTTTTAGTTGAGTTAGTGCTACCTTGTTTTTCATGCCTTAAACGCAAAATATATAAGATACTTAGTGACGTGCTACAAAAGAGAAAACCTAAACCAAGAAATCATCAACCCGTGAGTCAAAAGACATAAGATAATTACCATCTGCTGTGTGGCTACTAACATGGTGCGGATCAAGAGTTGAAGCCACAGAGCCATCTCAATGTGTTGttacaaatataaaatcttCAAGGTTTTACACAACCCCTGTATCGTTTTTATCTTTCAAGGTTCTCCATCGATTTTTCACTTCATCACCATATTGctgaatttataatgaattaCTTTTTACATAGGGTGACATGCTTGCTTGGGGTGATTAACCTATGATAATCTTGTTTACATATTTTTGTTAATTGGCTTAAATAGTTTAATCTACTGGTTGATAATCCAAGGGGTCAAAACATATTCTTTCCAATTACTATTCTGGCCAGTAAACTAATTGATTGTCTTGTTGATTTTTACATTGGCACATAATTAGGATGGACACTATTAATGTTATTGCTTTTGACAGATTTGGGTATGTTGAAGAAACTTGAAGAGTTAGATCTTTCTGACAATCACTTTGAATGGATCCTCCCTCCATGCCTAAGTCGTTTGACATCTCTTAGGTTATTAGATCTATCTAAGAACCAATTCTGTGGAAATTTGTCTTCATCTGTGATAGCCAACTTGACATCCCTTGAGTACATTGATCTTAGTTATAATCATTTTGGGGGTTTATTCTCATTCAGCTCATTTGCCAATCACTCTAAGCTCAAAGTGATTCGATTTAAAGGTGAAAACTACCGGATTGAAGACGGTAACAAAATTGTGAGTGAAAACAACACATTTGAGATCGAAACTGAAAATCCCAGTTGGGAACCTTCGTTTCAGTTAAAGGTGCTAGTGCTGCCTAACTGTGATCTGAATAAGTTATCCTCCAACATTCCAAAGTTTCTCTTTTACCAGCAAGAATTGGAATTGGTTAATATCTCTCACAATAGGTTGAAGGGAAGCTTCCCCGTTTGGTTGATTGAAAATAATACTAGATTGCAATTGCTAAATCTTCGGGATAATTATTTTGGGGGTCAATTTCACTTGCCAATAGCTCACTGCAATAATCTTTCTTGGTTGGATTTCTCTTACAATAACTTTAATGGGCAGTTGCAGGAAACTATTGGAAAGGTGATTCCAAACTTACAATATCTAAATAtatctcaaaatcattttgaaGGTTTTCTCCCATCCTCAATTGGTGACATGAGTAATTTGGAGAAATTGGACTTgtccaataataatttttcaggaGAGGTGCCAATGAAATTGGTTGCCAATTGCACCTCCTTGGTAGTTTTGAAGTTAtcttataataaatttcatgGTGAAATTTTCTCAGAGGGATTCCGATTTTTTAATAGTAGCTTACgtattttggaattaaaaaacaatcatttaaCAGGTACTTTGCCAACCATGGTACCAATAGCTGGTAGTCAGCTGGGGCTCTTAGATATTAGCAACAATGGCTTTTCAGGTTTAATTCCCAGATGGCTGTCAGGAAATCTGCGGTACTTATGGTCTCTAGAcatgagtaataatttttttgaaggtCCAATTCCATGTGAAATGCATGCATATATTTTAATAGACCTTTCTCATAACTTGCTTTCTGAATTGTCACCTTCTTGCGTCGATTCAAATACTATTCAACATCTATTTTTACAAGGCAACAAACTCACTGGATCATTACCGAaactttctttcaatttttcactTTATTTGGTGACATTGGACATTAGagataataaattttatggTAGAATCCCTAATGGAGTGGGCGTGCTTCCAAATTTAAGAATATTGTTGTTGAGTGGCAACAATTTTAGTGGTGTGATTCCAGACAAGCTGTGTTGGTTAAAGAATATTGCGATAATGGATCTTTCCAGGAACAATTTTTCTGGAACAATACCACATTGCTTTCACGACCTaaaatttgagaagatagatGCTTTTGATGGCCTT contains:
- the LOC126727793 gene encoding receptor like protein 21-like, with translation MEWPLVRSLLWVLVLFAHIHELRACIEEERMGLLELKAYLKSNTNYTKPLLPSWVHDLKSECCNWERVKCNDTTGYVIKLWLSNINHETHVYADNENRFLNESLLQPFKELRILDLSCNGICGWQGNKEWNSWPKLNKLMHINLSWNLLQKDILRFLGALPNLKYLDLSYNEMQGPLSSKELSNLRNLEVLIVRENRLNGSLPFKDMTNFRNLEILDMSGNMFTGILSPYIGTLSSLKAISLSQNKLHGNLHAKDLGMLKKLEELDLSDNHFEWILPPCLSRLTSLRLLDLSKNQFCGNLSSSVIANLTSLEYIDLSYNHFGGLFSFSSFANHSKLKVIRFKGENYRIEDGNKIVSENNTFEIETENPSWEPSFQLKVLVLPNCDLNKLSSNIPKFLFYQQELELVNISHNRLKGSFPVWLIENNTRLQLLNLRDNYFGGQFHLPIAHCNNLSWLDFSYNNFNGQLQETIGKVIPNLQYLNISQNHFEGFLPSSIGDMSNLEKLDLSNNNFSGEVPMKLVANCTSLVVLKLSYNKFHGEIFSEGFRFFNSSLRILELKNNHLTGTLPTMVPIAGSQLGLLDISNNGFSGLIPRWLSGNLRYLWSLDMSNNFFEGPIPCEMHAYILIDLSHNLLSELSPSCVDSNTIQHLFLQGNKLTGSLPKLSFNFSLYLVTLDIRDNKFYGRIPNGVGVLPNLRILLLSGNNFSGVIPDKLCWLKNIAIMDLSRNNFSGTIPHCFHDLKFEKIDAFDGLTEPNSTFLEFRHIIVPYQSILKRNFENFEVEREVAAQIGIEFVMKYRSYFYKGGILDLMSGLDLSVNKLTGGIPPELGQLSPILALNLSYNQLTGSIPNTFSKLTQLESLDLSHNNLSGEIPSTLIDLHFLAVFNVAYNNLSSKVPDMKGQFGTFENSSYEGNPFLCGPPLEKSCTKVDKSPPSPIKSSNASHGKWYDVDPLVFSTTFIVSYIIFFIGVACILYINPYWQQRCFNLIENRMYWCYNFAFYKLERLSNCICH